In the genome of Roseovarius sp. Pro17, the window CTCTTGCGAACCGTAGTTGCGCAGCATCCGCAATCGATCGGCCAAGGCGGGATCATTGGTGGTGATCCCGCCAGCATCGCCGACGGCGCCGAGGTTTTTGCCGGGATAGAAGCTCCAGCAGATGATGTCGCCATGGCCGCCGATGCGCTTGCCGTTCCAAGTGGCGCCATGCGCCTGAGCAGCGTCCTCGATAACCTTGAGCTCTAATTCCTGCGCTACAGCGCAGATCGCTGTCATGTCCGCAGGCTGGCCGTACAGATGTACGGGGATCACGGCCTTCACTCCCGGCTGCATGGCGGCGCGGATGCCTTCGGCGGTTATGTTGTAGGTGGCAGGATCAGGTTCGACCGGGACCGGGGTAGCGCCGCACTGGCTGACTGCCAACCAAGTCGCCACATAGGTGTTCGACGGCACGAGGACCTTGTCGCCCGGGCCAATCTCAACGGCCATCAGCGCAAGGCGCAGGGCGTCCAGCCCATTGGCGACCCCTATTGCATGGCTAACGCCGCAATAGCGGGCAAAGGCCTCCTCAAAGGCTTCGACCTCGGGGCCGAGGATGTACCAGCCTGAGCGCAGCGCCCGCAGCATCGCCGGTTCGGCACGCTCGGCCAGTTCGTCATAGGCGGCCTTCAGGTCCAGAAATGGAACACTCATCTCAGGGTCTTTGCTGCGGTCACGAACTGGTCGTAGTCGTGAATGTAATCGCTTTCCTCATAAGGGGTCGAGGCCAGCACCATGCAGACCGCCCCGGAAGAGAAATTGTCCAGATACCTCCACATCATCGGGCAGATGTAGATCCCGAAGTAGGAACGGTTCAAATGAAATCGCTCCTTGTCGACTCCATCGTCAAGCACCACGTCAAAGCTGCCGGACATGGCGATCATAAACTGGTGCAGCCCCTTGTGCGCATGCGCCCCACGATCCGATCCGCCCGGCACATCGTAGAGGTAATAGACCCGTTTGATATCAAAGGGGATATGGTTCATCCCCTCAATAAAGGTCAGGTTGCCGCGGGCATCCTCGATTTTGGGTAGATCAATGAAACGGCAATCTTTGAGAGGCATTCGGGAAGGTGTCTCCGTCGGCTGTCGGTGGCCCCATATCGCTTTGCGCCGGGCATGAGGTTGGTATGATATTCTTGTTATGCCCCAGCGTTTCAAATAATGCCATTGGAAGTCATTAGGTAAGTGACATTTCGCTTGGAGATTTCACATCTTCTCGGTCCATCCGGAGGGTCAAGGTTGCGCAACCATCGCAAGATCATTTTTGTAGGGGGCGTTCATCGCTCGGGGACGACCCTTGTGCAGCGTATCATGGGAACGCATTCACAGGTCTTTGCCGGGCGTGAGTTTGATTTTACCAAAGACATCATTGCCCTGCGTAAGCGTCTCTTGGTCGGTTACGAGAGTGGTCGGATCGCCGATCTTGTGACACCTGAGGATATAGATCACGCGGTCGAGGGGTTCACGACCGCTCTTTTTGAGCGCGCGCTTGAGGAAGCAGGAAAACCGATCCTGTGTGAGAAAACCCCATCCAATGCATTGGTCATGGCTGAACTCTGCGACAGCATGCCCGAGGCTTACTGCATTCTAATGATGCGGGATCCTCGCGCTATTGCGGCCTCGATGAAGACGGTTGCCAACAAATACTTCTCCAACGGCCTGCGCCCGCCGCCATTCTGCGCGAGCGTTGCTGCGAGTATCAAGGACATCAACCAAACGTGGCGCGTTGGACTTGAGGCGATGTCAGGCCGTGATCGAATAAAGATCGTCTATTACGAAGATCTGGTGTCGGATCCCGAAACGGTCGTCAAGGAAATATGCCAGTTTGCCGGTTTGACCTATGAGCAGACGATGGTTGAACCCCAGCCGCTTGAGGACAGGCAGACCCATGTGAGCGACCAGTTCTGGTACACGCAGACTGAATTGGCTCGGCCGATCACAGCAGGCAAGCTCGACAATTACAGGACGGTGCTGTCAGACATGGAGGTTGCCTTGATTGAACGCTATGTGTTGCGGCACCCCATAGTCGCCCGCTACGAACTTGGGGACGCGTCAGCCTCCTTTCAGGAACGGTTGGCGATGATTTGGGAACGGCTGAAGGCCGCAAAGATCTCGCAAAAGATCCGCGCCAAGGGAAATGGTGCCGCATAGTGCGGCCAACGTTCATGTATTAGAATGCCTGTCGATCTGACTGCTCGAACTCATGGTCGGCGTCAGTAATTTTCAGGATCAGGAGGCAAGCCTGTGTCGCATATTTTAGAGATCAGGCGCTACACCGCCTCGGATGCCGAAGTCTGGGATGCCTTCGTCAAGACCTCGAAAAACGGCACTTTTCTGTTTCAGCGTGGTTTTATGGATTATCACGCGGACCGGTTTCAAGACCATTCCCTGATGTTCTTTGAGGCAGGCAGTCTTCTGGCGCTGCTCCCGGCCAACAAGTCCGGGGATGAACTGGTTTCGCACGGCGGGCTGACCTATGGCGGGATAGTGTCCGGCACCAAGATGAGCGCCGCGCGGATGCTCTTGGTCTTTGACGCGCTAAAGGAATATATGCGCGGGGCGGGTATGAAAGTGCTGCGTTACAAGGCGGTGCCTTACATCTACCACGACCAACCTGCGGATGAAGACATCTACGCCCTATTTCGCCACCAGGCAAAACTGGTGCGTGCGGATGCCTCGGCCACCATCGCCTTGCCTCGCAAATTACCCTTCGGCAGCGGAAAAAAGGACGGTTTGCGCAAGGCGCTGAAAGCCGGGCTGGAGATACACGAAAGCGGGGATTGGGCCGCCTGCTGGACCTTGCTCGAACAGGTGCTTTCGGATCGCCATGACGCGCGCCCCGTGCATAGCCTTGAAGAGATCCAATTGCTTGCCGCTCACTTTCCAGAGGAAATCCGCCTGTTCGGCGCTTTTGATACGAACGATATGATAGCGGCGGTGGTCATCTTTGACTGTGGGGCAACCGTGCATGTCCAGTACATCGCCGCATCTGATCGCGGGCGGGCGCATGGCGGTGTTGACCTGATCGTAAAGACTTTGATCGAAGAGCAGTTTGCAGATCGGCGTTGGTTCGACTTCGGCATTTCCACTACCGATCAAGGGCGCGAACTGAACGAAGGGTTGGCACGACAAAAGGAAATGTTCGGTGCCAGAACGGTTGTTTACGGTCACTACGAATTGACCCTTTGACCGGAATTGTGAGGAAGAAAATGACCAAACCGCTGACGTATTCGATTGCGTTGATCGCATACAATCAGGTGGATTGGATCGAAGAGGCGGTCAAGGCTGTTCTGGAGCAAGAGTGTAATCCCTTAGAAATCATCTTGAGTGATGATTGCTCAACGGACGGAACGTTTGACGCGATGTCCCGGCTGGCGGCGGCCTATCAGGGACCACACACCGTGGTTCTGAACCGCAATCCTGTTAATCTGGGGTTGATCGGACATATCAATCGGACATTTGAGCTGGCTTCAGGAGAGGTGATCATCTCGATTGCCGGTGATGATATCTGCTATCCGAACCGTGCCGCCCGGACCATCGAGGTTTTCGAAGCAGAGCGGCCTCTGCTTGCGTTTTCCCAAGCGCGCGTTGAGACATTTGACGGTCAGGAGATGCCGCGCAATTATCAGAAGGCAACCTTCTACTCAACATACGATGCGAAATCTGCGGCAGTCTCGATGCAGCTGTATCTTGGGGCCACCTGTGCCTGGCACAAGGACCTATACCGGAAATATGGCCCCATCAAATATGCAGAATGCTACGAGGATCTGATCTTGGGCTTCCGGGCCGCGCTGGAGGGCCGCGTAGCGCTGATCGATGAGGAATTGGTGCTGTATCGGGTCGGGGTTGGGCTAACCAACTCCGACATCGCCTACACGACACCCGAGGCGCATTCGGCCCAGCGGACGCGCGAGGTAAAACGCGAGGTTATGGTCCTGCGACAGCGGCTTGATGACGCTGCGGTATTCGGGCTGCGCGCAGGCGATCCTATCCTGACTGCGATCGAAAAACGTCTTGGCGACCGGGAAATGCGCCTAACTTATCTGACCGGTGGTTTCAGCGCGTTGATTCAAAAAGGATGGCAACACCCCGTCGCGATCCTGGGGGCCTTGCTGTCCGAGAGACGGCGCCAAAAGAAGGCGCGGCGTCAGCGTGCCTGAGCATAGGAAACTGTTTCTCTAACCATCCAGAGGTCAGTTCAGTTTCTCCTGCCGCTACATAGTCGCGGATAGGACTGATTTGGGGCCCTTGGCGCTCTTCACAAGACTGTTCAACTCGCCAAATAGGGTGCCCAGTTTTTTTGCATTGTTCGACTTCTTCAGCGCTCATTGCGTCAGGCGGGCGCGAGTCCGCTTTCTCACGCAATTTTTCGCCCAGCTTTTCGTGCAGGCGGATTGGACGAGGGTTTGGATTGTGCAGCTCATACCCTAGTTGTTTTAAAACCGCCCCACCTTCGACTTCTACATATTCCAGTTCGCGTGAGATGTGTTTCGCACCAAGGTCGGCTATGGGCCGAAAACACCTTGGCCAAGACGATCGAGTGACTTCAAAAAGATCGAAGTCGTCCGACGTTGCGGTCCTTGTGGAAATCTGGTGGCTGTAGAAATGGCGGCGGTCGAATGGTTGGATTGGTTCAATTAACCACGGTTATTTGAACCAATCGGAAGTATCCCGCCCGCTAAGGCTGAAGCCAAATATTTTGCTCCGTGTGCAGCGCTCGATATGGTCGCGTGAAGTGAGGCAAATGATCTCCGCCAAACCCAGCGCAATGCAGTCGCTTACAAGAGCGCATCTTCCTCTTTCTCAAGGCGATCTTTACGAAGACGCGCGGTCTTGACTTCGCGTTCTTCACGTTCTTCCTCTTTGATTGCCTTCACTGCGCGCGAGGTCTTTTCCAGCACTGTTTCCTTTTGGGGCTTTAAGGCTGTCAAAACTAGCGTCTTTGCCAGATTGGCCATGGGCGGTTCTCCTTGATGTCGGTGTTTTGGTGTTCGGCTGCAGTCATACAGGCGTTCTATCGGCAGAGGTTTCGAGTGCGCAGATCAAAAAGGCGCTCGAAATTTCTTGCGACAGGAAATGGGAATGATGAACCAGCGTTACTATCGAAAAAGGCGGGAACAAACCAAAGGCCGCTCCCGCCTCATCTTACATTTTAGGCAGGATTATGTTTCGTTACTCAAGGCACTCTCACAGGCATCCGCAAGTTCCCTGCTGGGTTCTTCAGCGCCAAGCGGGGTTGCCCATCCTGCGTCCTCAACAACGGTATGACGTTGATAAGACGAGGCATCTTCGAGTTCTGCCAAAATCGCAGGTGCGCCCGGATCATTCAGGGATTTACGAATACAGTAAGGCGTTAAGGCAACGACGACCGCCGCAGCGGAATTGTCACTCGACATTTCAGCCGCAGCGCCACCTGTGACCCAGCCACCCCAATTAAAGCCGATAATAGAAACAGCAATAGCCCCTGCTCCCACACCCATGAGCGCAGGTTTTATCCATTCGGGAAATTGCATATTTTAGACCAATCTGATTTAGGAAGAATGCGCAGGATCGCGCACTTGATAACGGGGTAACACAGTCCGCCCGAGATTACATGGTTAACCGGCGGTTCCAGAAGATCAGCATTACCGGAGACGCGGCGACGCGCCGCATGAGGGCTTTGATTTCAGGAGGGCACGTCACTTGCAGCCTCACGGGCGGACGGAACTATAATCGATGGATTGGAAGCTGTCGCTTACCGGATGGCCGGGACATTGCCGGTGTATTGATCGCGGAACGGCCGTGCCGCCGCCGGCGTTAGCGTTGCTTGATCACCACACAAGGTTTCACGCTCCAGCTGCTTCCACAGTGCTTCCACGCAGCGCGCGAACGCCAAAAGCCACCCCGAAGGATGGCCTGCAACACGCTGATATTATTTTGTAAATTTGGTTGCGGGAGCCTGGCACCACCGAGGTCTTAGCTGCCACCAGCGAATCCCCGGCGGCAAATCAAACCGCCGCGTCTAAACCCGACTTTTCCAGATCGATATAGTCGAAGGACAGGGATGGCGTGATCGTCATACCCGGATGCAGCGCTTGAAATCGTGGCAGCCTCGGCAAGAGCAATTTGCAGACAACGGCGTCGTCGATATCCACCTCAAAGGCGACTGCGCCGCAGTAGCATCACCCGCCGCCATAGTGCTTCTCTGACATCGTGGTGCTCCTTCTCGATCAGGTGTCATATTCGTCGTGCAGGCGCAGCCACTGATGCGCCTTGCTCTGCGGGATACCCTCCGGCGCGTCTTCCCACGCCTCCTGCCGACCCATTGGGGTAAGGTCGAGTAACGCCCAAGCGGTGCCCAGCGTCTCGACCCCGCGCCCCTTGGTGAAATAGGTGCGGAAGATACCACCACCGTCACGGATGAAGACGTTGAGCCCGAAATATTTCGGCACGTCGAAGTCGGCGCCGAAGTCGTCCGTTGTCTCGACCCAAGGCATCTGCCAGCCCATTCGCGCCTTGAATGCCTTGATCTGGTCCAGCGGCGCGCGCGAAACGAAAACCAGCGAGGTGTTGCGGGCGTGCAGATGCGCCAGATGCGGCATCTGGTCGCCGACCATGCCGCACCCGGCACACGGATGGGGATCGTCGGGTTTCAGCATGTGATGATAGACGATCAACTGGCGACGACCCTCAAACAGGTCCTCGAGTTTGGCTTTGCCGGCAGGTCTGACAAATGCGTACTCCCTCTCGACCTGCTGCCAAGGCATCCGGCGCCGTAGGGCGGCCAACCGGTCAAGGGCCCTGGTCAGTTCCTTTTCCTTCGCCAGCAACGCCTCGCGCGCCGCGATCCAGTCGTCTCGGGTGACGGTCTGCTGATGTGGGATATGATCGGTCATTTCTCGGCTCCTTCGTTAGGGCGGCCGGGTGCGGTCTTGCGCGGTTCCGGCGCTGGGGTTTCGTTTCAATCGCCTCAGGTCTTTGCGGCTGCCGCCTCGATTGCGGCGACGTCGATCTTGGCCATCTGCATCATCGCCTCCATTGCGCGTTTCGCCTTGGCGCGATCGGGATCGGCCAGAAGCCGCGGCAGGATGCGCGGCGTGACCTGCCAACTCAGGCCGAACCGGTCCTTGATCCATCCGCAGGCAACCCCTTCGCCTCCGTCCAGGAACGCGTCCCAATAGCGGTCGACCTCGGCCTGATCGACACAATCTATCGACAGGGAGATTGCGTCGGTAAATGGATGATCCGGCCCGCCGTTCATTGCGATGAAACTGCGGCCCGCCAGGGTGAAGGCGACGGTGATCACCTCGCCCTCACCTGCGCCGCCGGGGGTATCGAGCGGACTGCGGGTCACCTTGTCGATGCGGCTGTCGGGGAAGAGCCCGGTATAGAATTCCGCCGCCTCTTCGGCCCGGGTGTCGAACCAAAGGAAAGCGGTTATCTTGTCCATGATTCATCCTTTCGCTTCCGTGTTGCTAACAGGTGCGTCGATTGCGCCAGAACGACCACATTACCATCGGGATCACTCAGACGGACGAGACTTGCTGTGTCCGCAGGTTCAATCTCTCTGGGATAAAGGCCCGCGTCTTCAAGCCGCGCCTTTTCACCGTACAGGCCACCCACCATCAGTGTCAGCGTCTGCTGCCCGGCCTTGGATGCGTCTTCGAACAGTTGCAGCCCGACGCTCTCGCCGTGGTGCCATTCTGCAAGGCCAGCCATCGGTGTCGCATCGGAATCGCGGGCGAACAGGCTGCGGTACCAGCCGGTACTTGCGACATGTTCGGAGCAGACAATCTGGGCGTAAATTTTCTCAATTTTCATGGCATCCCCCCGCGGTTGCCGGTGAACATGACCTTCGCGCCCTGCGGGTCGTTCGCCTGAATCAGCCAGTCGCCCTGATCGCCGGATAATTCTACGGGACCTTGCGCTGCTGTCCTGCTCGCTGTCGCCGCGCATCTGGAACAATCCTGCCGTGATCCTGCACATGGCTTTCTCCTGTCAATTTGCGAGTGCCTTTGTTGCCGCCTGTTCCTTAATCTTTGCGCGGATGGCGGCGGGGCGCGTAAGACATCGCTCCGTGTAGGATTTGAGAACCGCAGACGGGTCGAGAATGTCGAAGTTGGACATGAAGTCGATCGTACCCGAGACCATGAAATCGGCCATGGTAAAGTGATCGGCAGCGATCCATTCCCGGTCCGTCAACCGGGCTTCCAGCGCCGCAAGCATCTTTTCGAAACTGCCCCATGGATAGGCGGTAGGATTAGAGGGTATTTCGCAGAACTTCTCGGTAATGGCGGGTTCGATGACCGAGGGCGTATAGAATAGCCAGGTCAGGAATTCGCCGCGCGCCGGATCGTCGGGATGTGGCGCGAGATCCCCCGGCGCATAGCGGTCGGCGAGATAGAGTACGATAGCCGCTGAGTCGGCGATTTTTACTTTGCCGTCGATCAATGCGGGCACCTTGCGCAACGGACTGGCCGCCAGAAAATCCGGCGGATCGTCACGATCTTCGGCACGGATGTCGATCAGTTCCAACTCGTAAGGCTGACCAATTTCCTCCAACGCCCAGAACATGCGCACCGCGCGACTTTGCGGGCTCCAATAGAGTGTGATCATAACATATTCCTTTCTGCGAACTCCGCCATCAACTTTTTGTAGTCCTTCCATCGGCGGGAATTTATCGTCGCTGTGCCTGGCCGGAGTTTACACCCAAAGGAGCTTCTCGCACGTGTAACTTTCGATAAACGGGGTGAACCAAGTGGCATCGTCCAGCATCGTCGCGCGAACATTGACGAAGTTCATCGGCGTTTTCGTGGGCGTCGGGCGAAGACCAAGAGCATGTAAAGCGGACAGTAATAATGTTCAATGTCGCCAT includes:
- a CDS encoding DegT/DnrJ/EryC1/StrS family aminotransferase, whose protein sequence is MSVPFLDLKAAYDELAERAEPAMLRALRSGWYILGPEVEAFEEAFARYCGVSHAIGVANGLDALRLALMAVEIGPGDKVLVPSNTYVATWLAVSQCGATPVPVEPDPATYNITAEGIRAAMQPGVKAVIPVHLYGQPADMTAICAVAQELELKVIEDAAQAHGATWNGKRIGGHGDIICWSFYPGKNLGAVGDAGGITTNDPALADRLRMLRNYGSQEKYRNDYAGLNSRLDPVQATFLSVKLDVLDEWNSRRAKVAEAYLDGLAGPDLILPQIASGATSAWHLFVIRHPRRDALAQRLADAGIQTLIHYPIPPHAQKAYADQALTDQELPLATQLAREVLSLPIGPHLSEPHSFQVISTVNEILHDM
- a CDS encoding FdtA/QdtA family cupin domain-containing protein; translated protein: MPLKDCRFIDLPKIEDARGNLTFIEGMNHIPFDIKRVYYLYDVPGGSDRGAHAHKGLHQFMIAMSGSFDVVLDDGVDKERFHLNRSYFGIYICPMMWRYLDNFSSGAVCMVLASTPYEESDYIHDYDQFVTAAKTLR
- a CDS encoding sulfotransferase; protein product: MRNHRKIIFVGGVHRSGTTLVQRIMGTHSQVFAGREFDFTKDIIALRKRLLVGYESGRIADLVTPEDIDHAVEGFTTALFERALEEAGKPILCEKTPSNALVMAELCDSMPEAYCILMMRDPRAIAASMKTVANKYFSNGLRPPPFCASVAASIKDINQTWRVGLEAMSGRDRIKIVYYEDLVSDPETVVKEICQFAGLTYEQTMVEPQPLEDRQTHVSDQFWYTQTELARPITAGKLDNYRTVLSDMEVALIERYVLRHPIVARYELGDASASFQERLAMIWERLKAAKISQKIRAKGNGAA
- a CDS encoding GNAT family N-acetyltransferase, which gives rise to MSHILEIRRYTASDAEVWDAFVKTSKNGTFLFQRGFMDYHADRFQDHSLMFFEAGSLLALLPANKSGDELVSHGGLTYGGIVSGTKMSAARMLLVFDALKEYMRGAGMKVLRYKAVPYIYHDQPADEDIYALFRHQAKLVRADASATIALPRKLPFGSGKKDGLRKALKAGLEIHESGDWAACWTLLEQVLSDRHDARPVHSLEEIQLLAAHFPEEIRLFGAFDTNDMIAAVVIFDCGATVHVQYIAASDRGRAHGGVDLIVKTLIEEQFADRRWFDFGISTTDQGRELNEGLARQKEMFGARTVVYGHYELTL
- a CDS encoding glycosyltransferase family 2 protein, whose amino-acid sequence is MTKPLTYSIALIAYNQVDWIEEAVKAVLEQECNPLEIILSDDCSTDGTFDAMSRLAAAYQGPHTVVLNRNPVNLGLIGHINRTFELASGEVIISIAGDDICYPNRAARTIEVFEAERPLLAFSQARVETFDGQEMPRNYQKATFYSTYDAKSAAVSMQLYLGATCAWHKDLYRKYGPIKYAECYEDLILGFRAALEGRVALIDEELVLYRVGVGLTNSDIAYTTPEAHSAQRTREVKREVMVLRQRLDDAAVFGLRAGDPILTAIEKRLGDREMRLTYLTGGFSALIQKGWQHPVAILGALLSERRRQKKARRQRA
- a CDS encoding DUF899 domain-containing protein, translating into MTDHIPHQQTVTRDDWIAAREALLAKEKELTRALDRLAALRRRMPWQQVEREYAFVRPAGKAKLEDLFEGRRQLIVYHHMLKPDDPHPCAGCGMVGDQMPHLAHLHARNTSLVFVSRAPLDQIKAFKARMGWQMPWVETTDDFGADFDVPKYFGLNVFIRDGGGIFRTYFTKGRGVETLGTAWALLDLTPMGRQEAWEDAPEGIPQSKAHQWLRLHDEYDT
- a CDS encoding VOC family protein translates to MDKITAFLWFDTRAEEAAEFYTGLFPDSRIDKVTRSPLDTPGGAGEGEVITVAFTLAGRSFIAMNGGPDHPFTDAISLSIDCVDQAEVDRYWDAFLDGGEGVACGWIKDRFGLSWQVTPRILPRLLADPDRAKAKRAMEAMMQMAKIDVAAIEAAAAKT
- a CDS encoding glutathione S-transferase family protein, producing MITLYWSPQSRAVRMFWALEEIGQPYELELIDIRAEDRDDPPDFLAASPLRKVPALIDGKVKIADSAAIVLYLADRYAPGDLAPHPDDPARGEFLTWLFYTPSVIEPAITEKFCEIPSNPTAYPWGSFEKMLAALEARLTDREWIAADHFTMADFMVSGTIDFMSNFDILDPSAVLKSYTERCLTRPAAIRAKIKEQAATKALAN